A genomic segment from Nicotiana sylvestris chromosome 1, ASM39365v2, whole genome shotgun sequence encodes:
- the LOC138873748 gene encoding uncharacterized protein: MVHHYLQNKIQDLWRPTEDFQMIDLGEDYFIIKFKEKDNMEKALQQGPWFINGHFLSITKWKPNFVASKEKLTTTAVWIRLPQLPTEFYDGKILQKIGNAIGRLLKVDVCTSTTLRGRYARLCVELPLEIPVQPFLYVGQYKQHIHYERDNFLCTNCGRLGYTKNQCTFIKLDTMAIKAGTEAQATNSMMEKQEEEWKIVSFSKGKRPSQRNIHQNTTKPINNSKGPGIPVKMFNASTGKYLDTKYLHYKSKDLKGSLLQWI, translated from the coding sequence ATGGTGCACCACTATTTGCAAAATAAAATCCAAGACCTATGGAGGCCAACGGAAGATTTTCAAATGATTGATCTTGGAGAGGACTACTTTATAATCAAGTTCAAAGAAAAGGACAATATGGAAAAAGCTCTTCAACAAGGCCCTTGGTTTATTAACGGACACTTCCTCTCCATTACAAAATGGAAGCCAAATTTTGTAGCTTCCAAAGAGAAGTTGACAACAACGGCTGTTTGGATTAGACTCCCACAACTGCCTACAGAATTTTACGATGGAAAAATACTACAAAAAATTGGCAATGCAATTGGTCGTTTACTAAAGGTGGATGTTTGTACCTCAACTACACTACGTGGAAGATATGCAAGGCTATGTGTTGAACTTCCCTTAGAAATCCCAGTCCAACCATTTCTATATGTGGGACAATACAAACAACACATCCACTATGAAAGAGATAATTTTCTATGCACAAATTGTGGTAGGCTGGGATACACAAAAAATCAATGCACCTTTATCAAATTAGATACCATGGCTATTAAAGCAGGAACTGAAGCACAGGCAACCAACTCAATGATGGAAAAACAAGAAGAGGAGTGGAAAATAGTCTCGTTTAGTAAAGGAAAAAGGCCATCACAAAGGAACATTCATCAAAATACCACCAAGCCAATCAACAACTCCAAAGGTCCAGGTATCCCTGTTAAAATGTTCAATGCTAGCACTGGTAAGTATCTTGATACTAAATATTTACATTACAAATCAAAGGATTTAAAGGGCTCCCTGCTTCAATGGATATAA